The genome window ATTATCGAGAATAGCCATCGAGTTCTTAGAGTTGATAACCCGGCTTATCGCCTGAAGATGCGATAATAAAGCTGTACTTGATACTATAAATTTCATAAGTCGTATTTATTTTTATTAATCATCCGTTTACAACCGAGGAAAGTTCGATATTTTCTCCCTCTTACCATATTAGGAACAAATGTAATCATTTTTTACAAAAAATCTTGTCCTTTAAAAGAAAAACACGCCGAAGATTAAAGTGATTCTTTCCTCACTTTCTGATTTAATTCCCTAATTTTGCAATTATAATTAATCGACTTTTGGACATGGCTCAAAAACCTAAAACAAAATATATTTTTTCGATATCGGTTATTACAACAGTAATAATAGCTGCCCTATTGTGGTTTTATTTATCGGACAAAAGCACTCCTGTACCGGCAAATGCCGATATCTCTGCTTATATTCCAGTTAACGGGAATCTTTTTTTAGTGGGCATCAACGATAAAAACGGATATTCCGATCTGTTTACCCCGTTAATAAAAAAGAATCTTATCGACAAATATCCCGATGGTGATATTCTTGCAAACATTTTAATCAATCTCTACAATTATATTCCCCGAACTTCCGAAAAAGGGCGTTCATATCTCGGCGGATATACTAACGGAAAAGAGCAACCGACGTGCATTGCGTGGTTTATGCTCGAAGAAGAAATCGCACTCGAAAAAAAAATTTTACAAAGAACCTTACAAATTGATTTCGAACCGGTAAAACAAACTTACCGTGGATATGATATCTGGCTATATCCGCTAAATAACGGTGAATTTATTTCCTGTTTCAAACAAATGAATGTTTTCGCTGCTTCTACCGATATCGAACTACTAAAACGATCTATCGACAATTTTATATTACAACAACCTTCCCTAAAATTTCCCGGCTTTTACAATGCTTTACTGACAGCCCAAAAATCAGGTAGTTTAACTCTTCTCGAACCGGGAGTAAACTATCTTTCGGCAATCGGTCTATCTCCGGATAGTTCCCGGTGGCTGTCCAGCGACGTATCGATAGAAAATGGCGATCTCTGGATATCCGGATATATCGGTTCACCCTTAAATAACACTCCATCTAAAACAGAAGAAACCGAAGATATCTCGGCCAATAAATTAAGTGAAAGGACATTTGCCGGTATACAATACAAAAAATGTTTTGTTAAGGAAATAGTACATCATCTTTTTCCGGATAAAAATATCTCCGTTACCGATACCAGCCTCAATCAATTAGCCGGAAAATGTTTGCAAACAATATATCTTACCTCAAAAGACTCTATACCTGTAACCGAAAAAATAGCAATCATTTCTACAGATTCATTACCGGCATACGATAAACAGGAAAATAAAATAAAAGTGATGTTTAACGATTCCACTCAATCTTTTATCTACACGGCTATCGACGGCAAACGATTATTACTCGGAAATAATGAGAAAAGTCTCGATAATTACCTGAACGACCTGAAAAACAATAAACTTTTATCCTTAAAGAATCCGACTTTCCAAAAGTTATTTACCCAAACGACAGGCGTTGCCGACCGCATCGTTTTCGGAGACGGTGGCGCGATAAAAAGGTTGGCGGCCCATGAAAAAATCAGGCCTCTTTTACCCTTACCGATCATTCCCGATCATATTTTTCTCAACGAGATAAGCCATGAAGGAACAAGGGCCGTATACAGCAATACGATAATCGCAGGCAATAATTAAAAAATAAAAAAAGAAACCCGCGAATCTTATCGAATCTTCGCGGGTTTAACATATCTATCTGAAGGCTTTTACTTTACCGATTGTAAATACCAATCATACATACGTTTTACACCATCATCGATCTCGATTTTATGATGCCATCCCAAACGATGTAATTTCGACACATCGGTCAATTTACGCATCGTACCGTCCGGCTTCTGCGGATCGAATACAAGTTTTCCTTTATAACCAATTGCATTCACAATCATTTCAGCTAGCTCTCGTATCGAAACTTCTTTACCCGTTCCGATATTAATATGGCAATTTCGAATATCGGCTTTATCCCCCTTAACATCATCAAAATTTACATGTTCCATCACAAAGACCGAAGCATCTGCCATTTCCTCACTCCATAAAAATTCCCGTAAAGGTTTACCGGTACCCCAAAGTTCCACTTTATCGGAATTTATACCGTATTTATTCAACACAAATAAAATTTCATCATTCGTATTCTTTCCATTTATGCCTTCGACAGGTCGCAGATCCATATCTCGACGTACAGCGGGCCAATTTCCTTCATACAAACATTTTCCCAAATGTATTTTTCGTATCATGGCCGGAAGCACATGGCTTCGTTCAAGGTCGAAATTATCGTTTGGCCCGTATAAATTTGTCGGCATTACTGCAATGTAATTAGTCCCGTACTGTAAATTGAAACTCTCACACATTTTTAACCCGGCTATTTTAGCAATAGCATACGGTTCATTGGTATACTCCAGCGGAGAAGTAAGCAATGCATCTTCTTTCATCGGCTGTTCTGCATCCCGTGGATATATACAGGTACTTCCCAAAAAAAGAAGTTTCTTTACATTATGGCGAAAACTTTCTCCTATTACATTCTGCTGTATCTGCAAATTACGATAAATGAAATCGGCCCGGTACTTACTATTAGCCATAATTCCCCCTACATAAGCAGCCGCAAGAAAAACATATTCGGGCCGTTCTTTATCAAAAAAATTTCGTACGGCCACGCCATCGAGTAGATCGAGTTCGCTATGCGTACGACCAATCAGAGAAGTATAGCCTTTCGATTTCAGATTATTCCATATCGCCGATCCGACAAGCCCATGATGACCGGCAACATATATTTTCGCATTCTTTTCCATTCCTATATTTCGGATCTGAGTGCCAGATTTTTTACAAATCTCATATCGTATTCCACCATTATACGTACCAAATCTTCAAAAGAAGTTTTACGGGGATTCCACCCCAACAATGTACGAGCTTTGGTAGGATCTCCCAATAACTGCTCCACATCCGAAGGCCTGAAATATTTAGGATCCACCTCTACCAGAACACGGCCGGTTTTCACATCGATTCCTTTTTCATCCACACCTTCACCTTCCCATTTCAGATCGATACCAGCTTCGGCAAATGCCAGTGTACAAAATTCCCGCACAGAATGCATTTCTCCGGTAGCTATCACAAAATCTTCGGGTTTATCATGCTGTAACATCAACCACATACATTCTATATAATCGCGAGCATATCCCCAATCGCGTTTGGCATCGAGATTACCCAGATACAATTTATCCTGCATTCCCAAAACAATGCGTGCCGCAGCCAATGTAATTTTACGGGTAACAAAATTTTCACCTCGCCGTTCGCTTTCATGATTGAATAATATACCGTTCACAGCAAACATATCATAAGATTCCCGATAATTTTTGGTAATCCAAAATCCGTATTGTTTAGCAACTCCATAAGGTGAACGCGGATAAAAAGGAGTTGTTTCTTTCTGAGGTATCTCCTGCACTTTGCCAAATAATTCGGAGGTAGAAGCCTGGTAAATACGCGTTTTTTTCTCAAACCCGAGAATTCTAACAGCCTCCAGCAACCGAAGAGTTCCTACAGCATCGGTTTCGGCAGTATATTCAGGCACATCAAAACTTACTTTTACATGACTTTGCGCCGCTAAATTATATATTTCATCAGGTTGTATGCTCTGTATAATGCGGATAAGAGAACTCGAATCGGTCATATCGCCGTAATGCAGATTAACCAATCGGCGTTGCTTCATATCACGCACCCACTCGTCGAGGTACAAATGTTCGATACGACCGGTATTGAAAGAAGAAGAACGACGGATAATCCCATGTACATCATATCCCTTTTCAATCAGAAACTCCGCAAGAAAAGAACCGTCCTGACCCGTAATACCGGTAATCAGTGCAACTTTATTTGCCATATTTATAAAATTTATTAATATATTATTTGAGGAAATCTTTTATATGCTGTTCCTCTTCCAACTTACATATCAGCAATGTATCGCCTTTTTCGGCAATAATATAACCGTCGAGTCCCTGAATAACTACTCTTTTCCCCGCAGGGACATGTACCACGCAGTTCTTCGAATCTATAAGAGTCACCTGGTCCCCTACTGTTGCATTTTCTGCATCATCATGGGACAATAAAGTATGTAACGATCCCCAAGTACCCAAATCAGACCATCCGAAATCAGCCGGAAAAACATATATATCTTTCGCTTTTTCCATAACAGCATAATCGATCGATATTTTAGTACAGTCGGGAAACATTTCATCAATGCATTCCTGCTCTTTCGAAGTAAAAAATACATCGTTCAGCCTATCAAATGCAGAGGCCATGTCGGGCTGGAAAGTACGAAAAGCCTTTTCTATGGTTTTTACATTCCAAATAAAAAGTCCTGCGTTCCAAAAATAATTACCGGCCTCGAGATAAGCTTGTGCAGTTTCAAAATCGGGTTTTTCACGAAACGATTCTACCCGATGTATCTCGGGAGCTACCACGTCTGGTAAAGCGGCAATATATCCATAACCGGTCTCCGGACGGGTCGGATTCATCCCCAATGTAAGAATAGCATCACGACTTGCGGTAAAATCGAGTGACTTACGTATAACACGGCGAAATTCTTTTACATCGGTAACGATATGGTCCGAGGCGGTAACCACCATGTTGGCATCGGGAAAGCGTTTTTTAATTTTCCAACTTACATAAGCGATACAGGGAGCCGTATTACGCATACATGGTTCCAGTAATATGTTCGATTCGGGAAGATTCGGTAACTGTTCCCTCACCAGTGAAAAGTATTTTTTAGACGTAACCACCCACATATTTTCTATCGGAGCAATACCTTCGAAACGATCTGCAGTCAGTTGCAATAAAGTTCGTCCGCAACCTGTTACATCGATAAACTGTTTAGGATTCTCGGGTGTACTCATCGGCCAAAAACGGCTTCCGATACCACCAGCCATAATAACTATATGATTATTTTCTGCCATGTTATTCGTCAGGTTATAAAAACCGGATACATGAAACATATCTTTTATGATATATTCCCCGTCTAAATTATTAACGATACAAATTTAATAATATTTACCGAGC of Coprobacter tertius contains these proteins:
- a CDS encoding mannose-1-phosphate guanylyltransferase, which translates into the protein MAENNHIVIMAGGIGSRFWPMSTPENPKQFIDVTGCGRTLLQLTADRFEGIAPIENMWVVTSKKYFSLVREQLPNLPESNILLEPCMRNTAPCIAYVSWKIKKRFPDANMVVTASDHIVTDVKEFRRVIRKSLDFTASRDAILTLGMNPTRPETGYGYIAALPDVVAPEIHRVESFREKPDFETAQAYLEAGNYFWNAGLFIWNVKTIEKAFRTFQPDMASAFDRLNDVFFTSKEQECIDEMFPDCTKISIDYAVMEKAKDIYVFPADFGWSDLGTWGSLHTLLSHDDAENATVGDQVTLIDSKNCVVHVPAGKRVVIQGLDGYIIAEKGDTLLICKLEEEQHIKDFLK
- a CDS encoding GDP-L-fucose synthase family protein is translated as MEKNAKIYVAGHHGLVGSAIWNNLKSKGYTSLIGRTHSELDLLDGVAVRNFFDKERPEYVFLAAAYVGGIMANSKYRADFIYRNLQIQQNVIGESFRHNVKKLLFLGSTCIYPRDAEQPMKEDALLTSPLEYTNEPYAIAKIAGLKMCESFNLQYGTNYIAVMPTNLYGPNDNFDLERSHVLPAMIRKIHLGKCLYEGNWPAVRRDMDLRPVEGINGKNTNDEILFVLNKYGINSDKVELWGTGKPLREFLWSEEMADASVFVMEHVNFDDVKGDKADIRNCHINIGTGKEVSIRELAEMIVNAIGYKGKLVFDPQKPDGTMRKLTDVSKLHRLGWHHKIEIDDGVKRMYDWYLQSVK
- the gmd gene encoding GDP-mannose 4,6-dehydratase yields the protein MANKVALITGITGQDGSFLAEFLIEKGYDVHGIIRRSSSFNTGRIEHLYLDEWVRDMKQRRLVNLHYGDMTDSSSLIRIIQSIQPDEIYNLAAQSHVKVSFDVPEYTAETDAVGTLRLLEAVRILGFEKKTRIYQASTSELFGKVQEIPQKETTPFYPRSPYGVAKQYGFWITKNYRESYDMFAVNGILFNHESERRGENFVTRKITLAAARIVLGMQDKLYLGNLDAKRDWGYARDYIECMWLMLQHDKPEDFVIATGEMHSVREFCTLAFAEAGIDLKWEGEGVDEKGIDVKTGRVLVEVDPKYFRPSDVEQLLGDPTKARTLLGWNPRKTSFEDLVRIMVEYDMRFVKNLALRSEI